One genomic region from Oculatellaceae cyanobacterium encodes:
- the bchL gene encoding ferredoxin:protochlorophyllide reductase (ATP-dependent) iron-sulfur ATP-binding protein translates to MKLAVYGKGGIGKSTTSCNISVALARRGKKVLQIGCDPKHDSTFTLTGFLIPTIIDTLQEKDYHYEDVWPEDVIYKGYGGVDCVEAGGPPAGAGCGGYVVGETVKLLKELNAFDEYDIILFDVLGDVVCGGFAAPLNYADYCLIVTDNGFDALFAANRIAASVREKARTHPLRLAGLIGNRTSKRDLIDKYIDSVPMPVLEVLPLIEDIRVSRVKGKTLFEMAESEPSLNYVCDYYLNIADQILAKPEGVVPNDSPDRELFSLLSDFYLNPTQPKSEEEHLDLMMV, encoded by the coding sequence GTGAAATTAGCAGTTTATGGAAAAGGTGGTATTGGTAAATCTACAACTAGCTGTAATATCTCTGTAGCCTTGGCGCGTCGTGGAAAGAAAGTGCTGCAAATTGGTTGTGACCCAAAACACGACAGCACATTTACCCTGACAGGCTTTTTGATTCCTACAATTATTGATACCCTTCAGGAAAAGGATTATCACTACGAAGACGTTTGGCCTGAAGACGTTATATATAAAGGTTATGGTGGTGTTGACTGCGTAGAAGCTGGTGGGCCTCCGGCTGGTGCAGGTTGTGGCGGCTATGTAGTTGGCGAAACCGTTAAGCTGCTGAAAGAACTTAATGCCTTTGACGAATACGACATTATTCTGTTTGACGTATTAGGTGACGTAGTGTGTGGTGGCTTTGCCGCGCCACTCAACTATGCTGATTACTGCTTAATTGTTACAGACAATGGTTTTGATGCTTTATTTGCAGCTAACCGAATTGCTGCATCTGTGCGAGAAAAAGCGCGTACTCACCCATTACGCCTTGCTGGTTTAATTGGCAACCGTACTTCTAAACGGGATTTAATTGACAAATATATTGATTCAGTCCCAATGCCAGTATTGGAAGTGTTGCCTCTGATTGAAGATATTCGCGTTTCTCGCGTTAAAGGCAAAACATTGTTTGAAATGGCAGAAAGTGAACCATCACTTAACTACGTCTGCGACTACTACCTAAATATTGCAGACCAAATTCTAGCTAAACCTGAAGGTGTGGTTCCCAATGACTCACCTGATAGAGAGTTGTTCTCATTGCTGTCTGACTTCTACCTCAATCCTACTCAACCTAAATCTGAGGAAGAACATTTAGATTTGATGATGGTTTAA